In the Haloferula helveola genome, one interval contains:
- a CDS encoding DUF1588 domain-containing protein: MTSIPATTCLAGSLLCLTGPGLIAQSAKPTALNMPQEIEYLLEDYCWKCHDNGTTKGDIRLDNLTELPLDERLDLFNRMHEQAYLEHMPPKDEDDQPSAEERDKLIAWIAQDLKAHDAEKLGAKLKMPAYGNYVDHQKLFSGDYADLNGATPDRRWLISEYIFDAKFNRLLRYDPNRTIDGKRVRVIGDNNRRGVNLTNPFLLPTDSGVRYYDNTTLDGGHLLTMLTNAREASAYIMYLAERNRGNVFPAVHAIMKQEWEDEQTLAERERFLTDFMDQLLADIYDERRHQELLPAFVPVEVEPVEESEDVKKAGLHSANLGNEEMKLMYHTVLKHQDTARDDPALIRACEREWFNYGHSERQITMRVTFLHNYFDSWRESMVKYNYAQKNKPPVYKPRSDEEMEIIRSTIVKHRQEGDTYQAIISKCVADWKQGFEKKRVEGGVADDEQIGTLVLELFHEILEREPSPQDAVENFNLAKSYIGSLGNRGAVEKMIETLILNSDFVYRSEFGVGEADEHGRRMMSPRDAAYAISYALTDSSPDAELLEAAENGELRSREDYKREVTRLLSKRDQYYIIDEAVERQNRTANFTNLPIRKLRFFREFFGYPQMLSIFKDNKRFGGNYENSKYRMVAEADRLVEHILIGDEKVFEKLLTTEEFYVFHSGDNEAMTASSERIRKIYDHFKDTDWRNFENEDLEKHVDFLNEVEMRGVNAKQGFKDKGRQNSLRAFKTAMESFSLRLDNGEKAAAPFVSFPAHGPGNASTRTGFSLTGEEVAKSYNIDLINWDYPTNQPAKVEHRSGMLTHPAWLIAFARNTETDPIHRGKWIREKLLAGTIPDVPITVDAVVPEDHTKTMRTRLAERTEEAYCWKCHEHMNPLGNAFEMYDDFGRYRMEEFLEHPDNLIEKRPDKGQAYEDLRDIYKTLPVVSTGRLEGTDDPELDGEVEDGIELARRLAKSDRVRQSIIRHAFRYFMGRNETLSDSKTLIDADQAYLESGGSFDAVIVSLLTSDSFLYRISTKN; encoded by the coding sequence ATGACCTCGATTCCCGCCACCACCTGCCTCGCCGGCTCGCTGCTCTGCCTGACCGGCCCGGGACTGATCGCCCAATCGGCGAAACCGACGGCATTGAACATGCCGCAGGAGATCGAGTACCTGCTCGAGGACTACTGCTGGAAGTGCCACGACAACGGCACCACCAAGGGCGACATCCGGCTCGATAACCTCACCGAGCTTCCGCTCGATGAACGCCTCGACCTCTTCAACCGGATGCACGAGCAGGCCTACCTCGAGCACATGCCGCCGAAGGACGAGGACGACCAGCCGTCGGCGGAAGAGCGCGACAAGCTGATCGCGTGGATCGCGCAGGACCTGAAGGCACACGATGCCGAGAAGCTCGGCGCCAAGCTGAAGATGCCGGCGTACGGCAACTACGTCGATCACCAGAAACTCTTCTCCGGCGACTACGCCGACCTCAACGGCGCCACTCCGGACCGCCGCTGGCTGATCAGCGAGTACATCTTCGATGCCAAATTCAACCGGCTGCTGAGGTACGATCCGAATCGCACGATCGACGGCAAACGGGTTCGGGTCATCGGCGACAACAACCGTCGGGGCGTGAACCTGACCAACCCGTTCCTTCTGCCGACGGACAGTGGCGTGCGCTACTACGACAACACGACGCTCGATGGCGGACATCTGCTGACGATGCTGACGAACGCCCGCGAGGCTTCCGCCTACATCATGTATCTGGCGGAGCGAAATCGCGGCAATGTGTTCCCGGCCGTCCATGCGATCATGAAGCAGGAGTGGGAGGACGAGCAGACGCTGGCCGAGCGCGAGCGGTTCCTCACCGACTTCATGGATCAGCTGCTCGCTGACATCTATGACGAACGCCGGCACCAGGAGTTGTTGCCCGCATTCGTTCCCGTCGAGGTGGAACCGGTCGAGGAGTCCGAGGACGTGAAGAAAGCCGGCCTCCATTCGGCGAACCTCGGGAACGAGGAGATGAAGCTGATGTATCACACGGTGCTGAAGCATCAGGACACGGCGCGGGACGATCCCGCCCTCATCCGCGCCTGCGAGCGCGAGTGGTTCAACTACGGCCACTCCGAGCGGCAGATCACCATGCGCGTCACCTTCCTGCACAACTATTTCGATAGCTGGCGGGAATCCATGGTGAAGTACAACTACGCGCAGAAGAACAAGCCGCCCGTCTACAAGCCCCGCAGCGACGAGGAGATGGAGATCATCCGCAGCACCATCGTGAAGCACCGGCAGGAGGGAGACACCTATCAGGCGATCATCAGCAAGTGCGTGGCGGACTGGAAACAGGGATTCGAGAAGAAGCGCGTGGAGGGCGGCGTGGCCGACGACGAACAGATCGGCACGCTGGTGCTGGAGCTCTTCCACGAAATCCTGGAACGCGAGCCGAGCCCGCAGGATGCGGTCGAGAATTTCAATCTGGCCAAAAGCTACATCGGGTCGCTGGGGAACCGGGGCGCGGTCGAGAAGATGATCGAAACGCTCATCCTCAATTCCGACTTCGTTTACCGCTCGGAATTCGGTGTCGGCGAAGCGGATGAGCACGGCCGGCGGATGATGTCCCCGCGCGACGCGGCCTACGCGATTTCCTACGCACTGACCGACAGCAGCCCGGACGCGGAACTGCTCGAAGCGGCGGAGAACGGCGAGCTGCGGAGTCGCGAAGACTACAAGCGCGAGGTGACCCGCCTGCTCAGCAAGCGTGACCAGTACTACATCATCGACGAGGCCGTCGAACGGCAGAACCGGACCGCCAACTTCACAAACCTGCCCATCCGCAAGCTGCGCTTCTTCCGCGAGTTCTTCGGCTACCCGCAGATGCTGTCCATTTTCAAGGACAACAAGCGTTTCGGTGGCAACTACGAGAACTCGAAATACCGGATGGTGGCCGAAGCCGACCGCTTGGTGGAACACATCCTCATCGGCGACGAGAAGGTGTTCGAGAAACTCCTGACCACCGAGGAGTTCTACGTGTTCCACTCGGGTGACAACGAAGCGATGACCGCCTCGTCGGAGCGCATCCGCAAGATCTACGATCACTTCAAGGACACGGACTGGAGGAACTTCGAGAACGAGGATCTCGAGAAGCACGTCGACTTCCTGAACGAGGTCGAGATGCGGGGCGTGAACGCGAAGCAGGGATTCAAGGACAAGGGCCGGCAGAATTCGCTGCGTGCCTTCAAGACCGCGATGGAAAGCTTCAGCCTGCGTCTCGACAACGGCGAGAAAGCCGCGGCTCCCTTTGTTTCATTCCCCGCCCACGGACCGGGCAACGCCAGCACCCGGACGGGCTTTTCCCTGACCGGCGAAGAGGTGGCGAAATCCTACAACATCGACCTCATCAACTGGGACTATCCGACCAACCAGCCTGCGAAGGTCGAGCACCGCAGCGGGATGCTCACCCACCCGGCATGGCTGATCGCCTTCGCCCGCAATACCGAGACCGATCCGATCCACCGCGGAAAGTGGATCCGCGAGAAGCTGTTGGCAGGAACGATCCCCGACGTGCCGATCACGGTGGATGCGGTGGTGCCCGAAGACCATACCAAGACCATGCGCACCCGCCTCGCCGAGAGGACCGAGGAGGCCTACTGCTGGAAGTGCCACGAACACATGAACCCGCTGGGGAACGCGTTCGAGATGTACGACGACTTCGGCCGCTACCGCATGGAGGAATTCCTCGAGCATCCCGACAACCTGATTGAGAAGCGCCCGGACAAGGGACAGGCCTACGAAGACCTGCGGGACATCTACAAGACCCTGCCGGTGGTCTCGACGGGCCGACTCGAGGGCACGGATGATCCGGAACTCGACGGAGAGGTGGAGGACGGCATCGAACTGGCCCGGCGTCTCGCCAAGTCCGACCGCGTCCGCCAGTCGATCATCCGTCACGCCTTCCGCTACTTCATGGGCCGCAACGAAACGCTGTCCGACTCGAAGACGCTCATCGATGCCGACCAGGCCTACCTCGAATCCGGAGGCAGCTTCGATGCCGTGATCGTTTCGCTGCTGACTTCCGATTCCTTCCTCTACCGAATTTCCACCAAGAACTGA
- a CDS encoding DUF1552 domain-containing protein yields MTSRRDFLRTSLMGAGALSLTPSLKALVEGPAATGFPKRFIFIRKSNGLRPLELALPTFSAKDKELDERKQALEVDLDGHELPDWLKGLDAHKSNLTILQGLSSKMSENGHFSYSSVMGCYKSNRNSLSGIKRATIDFELAKLSPSPFGHVELSLTGNYNEFRTGIVSGYSASGPQQRNYCYADPQTAYNELFKCVTNPEAMNSDNAMLQFLQSDENFKAKVLEGYEKLKLSNHVDSIESIRKRNKELAKISGNIAKHLPEIDKVHADGGLNASTPEKQDAMTEILISAMITGLTNVVTYTIDELSTPIRGLEGNEGDRISIHELGHNGGYSGVPADKIRETIRIGHMKQVARIVERLKAEPEGDGTMFDNTMIMYFPEGGETHHGHGTEAPFVVLSGDKCNLDIAGRYIRLPYHATEGHKSLGNWYTTLLNAHGNPIKHYGDLDLDMSRKKLDQLGAIQQFMS; encoded by the coding sequence ATGACCTCGAGAAGAGACTTCCTGAGAACCTCGCTGATGGGCGCCGGCGCGCTCTCGCTCACGCCATCGCTCAAGGCCCTGGTCGAAGGACCCGCCGCAACGGGATTCCCCAAGCGCTTCATCTTCATCCGCAAGTCGAACGGCCTGCGCCCGCTTGAGCTCGCCCTGCCGACCTTCTCGGCAAAGGACAAGGAGCTCGACGAGCGCAAGCAGGCACTCGAGGTCGACCTCGACGGACATGAACTCCCGGACTGGCTCAAGGGACTCGATGCCCACAAGTCGAACCTCACCATCCTCCAGGGGCTGTCGTCGAAGATGAGCGAGAACGGCCACTTCTCCTACTCATCGGTGATGGGTTGCTACAAATCGAACCGCAACTCGCTCAGCGGGATCAAGCGGGCGACCATCGACTTCGAACTCGCGAAGCTGAGCCCCTCACCGTTCGGCCACGTCGAGCTCTCCCTCACCGGTAACTACAACGAGTTCCGTACCGGCATCGTTTCCGGCTACTCCGCCTCCGGGCCGCAGCAGCGCAACTACTGCTACGCCGATCCGCAGACCGCCTACAACGAGCTGTTCAAGTGCGTCACCAATCCCGAGGCGATGAACTCGGACAACGCGATGCTGCAGTTCCTTCAGAGTGACGAGAACTTCAAGGCGAAGGTGCTCGAGGGATACGAGAAGCTCAAACTCAGCAACCACGTCGACTCCATTGAGTCGATCCGCAAGCGCAACAAGGAGCTTGCGAAGATCTCGGGCAACATCGCCAAGCACCTTCCCGAGATCGACAAGGTGCATGCCGACGGAGGGCTGAACGCCTCCACCCCTGAGAAGCAGGACGCCATGACCGAGATTCTCATCTCGGCCATGATCACCGGCCTGACCAACGTGGTGACCTACACGATCGACGAGCTTTCCACCCCGATCCGCGGACTCGAAGGCAACGAGGGCGACCGCATCTCCATCCACGAACTCGGTCACAACGGCGGCTACAGCGGTGTCCCCGCCGACAAGATCCGCGAGACGATCCGCATCGGCCACATGAAGCAGGTCGCGCGCATCGTCGAGCGCCTCAAGGCGGAGCCCGAAGGCGACGGCACGATGTTCGACAACACGATGATCATGTACTTCCCGGAAGGCGGCGAGACCCACCACGGTCACGGCACCGAAGCGCCGTTCGTCGTGCTCTCCGGCGACAAGTGCAACCTCGACATCGCCGGCCGCTACATCCGACTCCCCTACCACGCCACCGAAGGCCACAAGTCGCTCGGCAACTGGTACACCACCCTGCTCAACGCCCACGGCAATCCGATCAAGCACTACGGCGACCTCGACCTCGACATGTCCCGCAAGAAGCTCGATCAGCTCGGCGCCATCCAGCAGTTCATGAGCTGA